GCTCCAGCCCGTCGTGGCGATCTCGGTTGCCGGTTTCGAGGTGGTTTTCGAATCGGCCTTCACGTCCCACGCCTTGATCTGCGCGCCTTCGGATGGATCGGATACGGTGAGCGTGCCGGCGGCCAGTGCTTCCAGAATCGCCTTTGCCTGCGAGGCCTTGTCCGGGTTCTTGGACAAATCCTCCAGCATCTCCTTCAGATCCTTCATGAAACCGGCCTGCGTAATATCGCCGGATGAAGCCTGAGGTGTAGTCTCGGTCTGCGTCTCTTCGCCGGAGGTCTGCGCATATTGCGCCAGAAGCTGTGTCAGCCTCGAATTTGTGGAAGAAGAAGACGTATCGACGCCATAGGCGCCAAGCAGCGCTGCCCGCGACGAGGAAGATGAGGTCGCGGTGGAGTTGTCATCCTGCTCCTTGATGGCCTTGAGGGCTAATCTGGTGGCGGTGAGGCGGGTGGACAGGTCGACGGAGGAGACCATTTCGATAACTTTTCCATGATCAGCCCGATACGCATCATTCGTACCGAACCGGCTTGGCGCGGATTGTTGATCCCGCCTTTCGTCTCCTCTCATAAGAAGACCGGGTGCGTCCCACGCCGCTTGGGCTTGGGGTGAACCCGGTCTAATGAAGGAAGTTTGCGCGACGCTTGCGCCTTAATTTTCCTGAACGGAAACGCCGTTCGGGCCGATATTCATCTCGATGCCCTTCGGCTTGCTTTCCTCGTGCCAGACATAGGCCCCAAGGCCAACAAGGACCACCAGGAGTGCGCCGATGATGAGATAGAGATTATTGGTCTGCGTCATAAGATGTCTCCCCGTTTGACGATCATAATCGCGGGCTAAACGCATGAAATCGCGCAGGGTTCCGTAAGGGCAGGTATTTTAGGCGTGGCTAGTGCGGCGGCGCAGGTTTTCACGTTTTTCCAGCGCCATGCAGCCCCACAATATGCCGAGCAGCAGGAAGAAATGCCGCCAGTGATCGGTATCGATGACGGCGCCGATCATGACGTGGCCGACAAAGGTCACCCAGGAAATGATCAGGAACGGCTGCCACGGCCGCGGCCGCAGCAGATGCCTGAAACCGGCAGCGATCGTCCAGCAGATCAGCGTCAGATAGATCACGAAACCGAACCAGCCATGCGTTGTCAGGCTTTTCAGCCAGATATTATGTTCGGCGGCGGGAAAGATATTGTCGAACACCATTGGCCCGATGCCAAGTGGATGTTCCATCGCCAGCAGGAAACCAAGATAGTGACGGGCAAAACGCCCCAGATGCCCGCCATCATAGGATTGCACCGCAGAGGCGCGGCTGAAGAACAGGTCCGAGACCTGTTTGAATTGCAGCGCGATGATGACGGCTGCGACCATGAGCGCGACCGCAACGAGAAACAGCACGAGAATTTTCAGCCGAAACGCGGCAGTGCGCTCCTTCAGCAGCATGACGAAGACGAGCAGCAGGGTGGCGAACAGAAACAGGCCCCATGCCGCACGCGAAAATGACAGGAACACGCCAAGCGACAGGATCAGCAGGCCGAGGATACGCCACGGCGCATGCATCGCCTTGCCGGTGAGCAGGCCATAGATCAGGTAAAGCGACGGTGTCACCAGGAAGGGACCAAAGACGTTCGGGTCCTGAAACGCACCCTTGGCGCGATCATAAAGCGTGAATACCTCGAAGCCGGGAAGGGCATGAAAATATCCGATGATACCGAGCAGCGAGGTGATCAGCGCCGCGGCGAGCCAGGCGCGAAAAATCAGCAGCAGCCGCTGATATTTATCCTCGATGATCGCCGCGTAAAAAACCGAGGTCAGCGCCAGAAAGGTCGAGACGGCGAGATAAAGCGGCCCCTCGTCGAGGTCAGCCATGGTGGTGAGCGAAAGATAACCGCCGACATTAAAGGCAAGCAGCAGGCACAGCAGCAGCACGACGGTGCGGGAAAGGAGCAGGCCCAGCAGGAACCAGATGGCCACTTGCCCGACCATCATCAGTTCGTAAGGCGCCGGTTCGGAGATGACGAAGCCGGAGAGGAACACGCCGAAGGCAATGAAGAACGAACCGACGAGCCGCATGGCGGCCAGAGGCGCATCAAAACCCGGTGCGTGCTGGTAACCGACGTGGGTCAATAGGCGTTTTCCGATTTGAGCAGCCGTATCGGCGTCAGGAACAGGATTTTGAGATCGAGGAAAAGCGACCAGTTCTCGATGTAATAAAGATCGTATTCGGTGCGGAACTTGATCTTGTCGCCATGGTCGATTTCACCGCGCCAGCCATTGATCTGCGCCCAACCGGTCACGCCGGGCTTGACCTTGTGACGCGCGAAATAATGCTCCACCACTTCGGTATATTTCAGATCACCCGTCTGGGCATGGACTGCGTGCGGGCGCGGGCCGACCAGCGAGAGATCGCCATAGAGAACGTTGAAGAGCTGCGGCAGCTCGTCCATCGACGATTTGCGCAGGAAACGGCCGACCGGTGTGACGCGCGGGTCGTTCTTGGTGACGGCCTTCTTGGCGGTGGGATCGCTGAGTTCCGTATACATGGAACGGAACTTCCAGACGTTGATCGTCTCATTGTTGAAGCCGTGACGCTTCTGCTTGAAGAGGATGGGGCCTTTGGACGTGGCCTTGACGGCAATCCCGGCGCCCAGCATCACCGGCCAGAAAAGGGCGATGCCGAGGAGGCTAAAGGTGATGTCGAATATCCGTTTCGCCACCGAATCCCAGTCGCGGATCGGCTTGTCGAACACATCGAGCATCGGCACATTGCCCACATGCGAATAGGCGCGCGGACGGAACCGCAATTTATTGGCGTGAGCGGCGATGCGAATATCGACCGGCAGCACCCAGAGTTTGCGCAAGAGCTGGAGAATGCGGGCCTCTGCGCTTAGCGGCAGGGCGATGATCAGCATGTCGAGCTTTGTCAGGCGGGCAAATTCCACCAGTTCGGCAAAGGTGCCGAGCTTGGGATAACCGGCGACGACATCGGGAGAGCGCTCGCTTTTCCGGTCGTCGAAAATCCCGCAGATGCGGATATCATTGTCCGACTGCTGCTCGAGCGAACGGATGAGGTCTCTGGCAGCATCGCCACCACCGACGATGACGGCGCGGCGTTCCATGACGCCATTGCGGCCCCAGTGGCGAATGGCAAAGCCAAGGATCAGCCGTCCGGTGAAAATGGCTACCGCGCCAATCGCATACCATATGCCGAAAGCCGGCCAGGAATGCAGCGCATTGGGAAAAACCACGAGCAGGAAACAGGCGGCGCCCACGAAAGACAGACAGACGGCGCCTTGAATGCGGGCAAACATTTTCAGCGGCGTGCGCAGCGTCGGTAACTGATAACAGTCGCCCGCCTGCAGCAGGAACACACAGAGTGCCGCACCCAGTACGCCGGCGCTGAAAACCGAAAGAAAGGTTTCGAGACCCCTATCGGCGGCGATACCGTTGACGATGGCGGCGATGACCACGAGCATCGAGAATTCCAGCAGCCGCAACTGGCCGATCACCATGTTGGGTGAATGGTTGCCGGCACGCAGCTGGTTGGCGATCTGCCGCGCAAGAGGATTGAGAACGACGGTCTCGGACGGCGAAGGCTCACCGGCTTCACGCTCGGAGATTTGCTTGCGCAACGACGCCAGATCGAATTGCAGTCTGTCCTTGTCAGCCTTGGTCATTACTTGGTCCGCACCCTCTAGCGGATCGGCCCGAAAATCGAAATCGATTTTCGATGGGAACGATGCGCAACTTCAAAGTGGTAAAGCGTCCTTGCGTAGCGTCCGAACGGACACACGCGCTCTACGAGCAGGAAACTAGCCGAAACATGCTAAGAAACGTTTATGATGCTTTTCTACAGGATGGCGGAATATACAATTAAAAATCGTGTTTTTAAAATGTCTTTAGACGTCAGGCGCGCTTTAGCGTGAAAGCAGGTCGCGATACAGCTTCATCATGTCATCGGCCATGACAGGCGTTGAAAACTTCGCCTTAAAGCTGTTTGGTGGGGGCATCACCCGCTTTGACCAATCGCCATCTTCAGCGTCCCTGACCATGATCTTCGCCAGCGCCTCGGCGTCTCCGGCCGGAACCAGCGCCTCGCTGTTCTCTCCCAGAACCTCGGGAATGCCGCCGACATGTGAGGCGATGACCGTCTTGCCCGCCGCCAGCGCCTCAAGCACGATATAGGGCATGGCTTCGGCGCGCGAGGGCACCACCACGGTCTCCGCCAGCTCGAAGGCCTGTCTGGCGGGCATGGCGGCATGCATGGCAATCCGCTGGGAAAGCCCTGATTTGTCGATCATCGCCGCATATTTGTCCCTGTCCGGCCCGTCACCGACGATAACGCCGGACATGGGGTGGCCGATGCTACGCTCCATCCTGGCGAAGGCCTTGATGAAGACATCCGGGCCCTTGAGATCGCGCAACATGCCGATATAGAGGAAACGGGCTGCGTCCTCGCGGGCCGGCACGGTTTCGAACTCGCTTTCCTGCACGCCGTTATAGATCATCGCCGTTCGGGTGCGCGGCTTGCCGACCTTGGCTTCATAGGTTCGCTGTTCGAAATTACAGACAAAGCAGAGCGCGTCGGTAAAGTGTTCCTGAAACCTTTCGAGCCGCAGGAACAGCTGCCCCTTCAGGCTCTTGCGGTCGTAATGCAGGCTGCCGCCATGCGGCGAGTAGAGGCGGGCTACGCGATACCTGTTCGCCCGCAACAATGAGCCGATCAGCCGGGCAAGAGCGCCACCCTTGGCGCTATGCCCGTGCAAGATGTCCGGCCGCAAACTTTTTATCTGCTTGTAGGATCTCCAGAGTGCCGGCAGGTCACCCGGGCCGATGGAGCGCCTGATGGGCAGGCGGGTAAGCCCCAGCTCCAGCATCGGGGCGATCTGGGCGAAAAGCCGTTCCTCATGTGCGCCACCGGTCGAACTGTCGCAGACGATACCCACCTTGTGACCCTGTTTGACATGTTCTTCTATCAGGTCGCGCACATGGCGGAAGACACCGCCGACGGGGGAGCGGAAACAGTGAATGATGCGCAGGGGAGGGCCGTCATCCGACACGTGTGCCACTCCGTTTTCAGAAGAAGCGTTCACGTACATAGACCGTATCGCCCGCAAGAATGGGTGCGGTGATGCCGATCCGGCCGGTCATTACCTCGGCGTTGATCTTGCGGGTAAGATCGACATCGGCCTGATTGGCGCGCGGGGTGAACCCGCCGGCGATGGCGATGGCGTTCTGCACCGTCATGCCGGGCACATAGGAATATTGGCCGGGACGACCAACTTCACCCATGATGAAGACGGGGCGATAACGGTCGATCTCGATCGTCACGTCTGGATCGCGCAGATAACCCTGGCGCAATTTCGCGGCAATGGCGGCTTCGAGCTGCGGCAGCGTCTTGCCGCGCGCAGGAACCTGACCGACAAGCGGGAAGGCGACATAACCGGCCTGATCGACCGTATAGGTATTGGTCAGCCCCACCTGTTCGAAGACGTTGATGCGCAGCCTGTCGCCGCTATCGACATGATAGGGTTGCAAGGCCGCCTCATTGAACGAGCGCGGCGCGGGTTGATATGCCGCGCAACCGGAAAGGGCCGTCAGAACGGCAAGCGTCAGTGCGGTGACATGTCGTGATCCGGCGAGCGGCATCTCATCTGGCTCCGAGTCGATCTATGAGCATTCTTATCGTTCTGTTAGGGTTAATGCGCGGTAAACGGTCAGTCCGGAGTGTCGCAATATCCGATTTATTTTGTCGGATTCGCCGGGATTAACTGTTGTGTTACCGCCAAGACTTACAATTCGCGAAAATTGGCCATCTATATTTGAGCGCCCGAGGTTTGTCTCGGTTACGGAGCCCACATGAACGGCGATCGCATGGACGACAGGGATGTGGATATCGATCTGGCACAGCTTGTTGCAGCCATATGGCGGCGCAAGGGCCGGATCGCGGCCGTCACGCTTCTGGCCGGCGGCGCCGCCTTCGTGATCGCCAGCATGATGGCGCCCGCCTATAAGGGTGAAGCGCGTGTCCTCATCGAATCCCGCGCGGCCTCTTTCGGTGCTTCACAGCAATCCAATGCGCCGGCCGAGCCGGTGCTTGATGAATTGACCGTCTCCAGCCAGGTGCAGATCCTGCAATCGGTCGACCTCATCAAGCAGGTCGCGAAAAACATGAAGCTCTATGAGCTGGAGGAGTTTGATCCGGAAGCGCGTCCTTCGCTGGTGTCGGGCCTGCTGATTGCCGTAGGTCTCAAGAAAGATCCGCTGCAGGTGCAACCCGAAGAGCGGGTGCTGAAGGCCTTCCGCGAGAAATTGCAGGTCTATCAGGTCGAAAGCTCACGCGTCATCACCGTTGAGTTTTCTTCTGAAGATCCAAAGCTCGCCGCGGCCATCCCCAACGAGATGATGAAGGCCTATATCGCTCTGCAAAGTGGCGCGAAACTCGACACGAGCACGGAAGCGGCGCGCTGGCTGGAGCCGGAAATTGCCAATCTGCGCGAGAAGGTACGTGAGGCGGACAGGAAGGTCGCGGATTATCGCGCCTCATCCGATCTCCTGTCGGCCGGGCAGGGCGAAACGCTTGCCACCCGCCAGCTCAGCGATATCTCGACCGAACTAGGCCGTATTCGTGGAGAGCGTGCGAATGCGGAAGCGCGGGCGGAAGGCGTGCGCAATGCGCTTTCAAGCGGCCGCCCTCTCGATACCTTCCCGGATGTCGTCGGTTCTCCAACGATCCAGCGGTTGAAGGAAAACGAAACGGGTATCCGCAGCCAGATTTCCGATCTGACCTCCTCGTTGCTGGAAGGCCATCCACGTATTAGGGCGCTGCGCAACCAGCTGGAAGGCATACAGCGGCAGATTCAGGAAGAAACTCGCAAGGTGCTGGCAAGCCTGGAAAACGAAGCCAATGTTTCCCGCCTGCGCGAACGGCAACTGGTGCAGCAATTGAACGTGCTGAAATCCGAAAGCGTGCGCGCCGGGGAGCAGCAGGTCGGCCTGAACGATCTGGAACGCGAGGCTTCGGCCCAACGCCAGCTTCTGGAAACCTATCTCGCCCGTTACCGCGAGGCGACCTCGCGCGCCGGTTCGGTGGATTCAACGCCCGCCGACGCGCGCGTGATCTCAGGTGCGGTGGAGCCGCGTGAGCCCTATTTCCCGAAAACCGGAGCCATCACCATCGTCGTCACACTGGCGACCTTCCTGCTCTCCTGCATCGTCGTCATGCTGGTGGAACTCTTCACCGGGCGCGCCTTGAAGCCGGTAGGCAGAAATCAGGTTCCGCCGCTCTCCGATCCGCCTGCGCCGACGCGTAAACCCGCCGACAGGGACGAGACCACGGATTTGCCGGAGCAACCGGTTGCCACCCATCATGAGGCGTCGCCGCCGGCCACCCAGGCCATGCCCGCTGCCGCCTACCAGCAGCAACCCATTGTCGAAGAGGTGCGGCCGTTACCGGTCGTTGCCGCCACCACTGCTGCTTCGGCTTCGGTTTTGCCGGTGGAAGAGGTCGCACCTTTGAAAGAAGAGGCGACGAAAGAGGAGATCGAAACCTCCGACGATTTCTCGATCGATGCCGTTGCGGGCTTTCTGGCCACCCGTCTTGCCAAACCCGTCGCCGCCGTTGTGTCTCCAGCCGGCGACAGCGGTTCAACTACCACCGTCATGCTGGCGCGTGCCCTGTCTGAAATGGGCCGCTCGGTCGTTCTCGTCGATATGACGGCCTCGGCCTGTCCCACGCGTCTTATGGTGCCCGAGGCCGGGCTGCCGGGTGTCATGGATCTTCTGGCGGGCGCTGCTGCCTTTGGTGAAACCATTCACGGTGACCGGCTGTCCGATGCGCATATCGTGCCGCGCGGCAATGCGCAGCCGCGTGAGGCCATGCGGGCCATCGATCGGCTGACGATGATTCTAAGCGCCCTGTCCGACGCCTATGATACGGTTCTGGTTGAATGCGGCGCGGTGCAGATTTCGAGCCTTGAAAAAATGCTGCGCAATCTGCCGGCGGAAATCATCGTTTCGGTGCCCGGCAAGGATGGCGAGATGCTGGAAAAGACGCTCGGTGAACTGGTGGCCCAGGGCTACGAGCAGGCATTGCCAATGACGGGTATGCGCAAGCCGGGTCATCTGAGCGCCGCCTGACGGACGGAAAACCCTCTCAGTCAGTGACAGACAGGGCGTCCGTTCTTGGTCGTCCGGCGCGAAAACGCTGGATCAGCGCGTAGAGCGCCGGATTGGACTTGATCAGGCTTTTCGTTCTGGCGATGGCGACATAGGCCGAGGCCGCTGCGCGCCCCTTCAATGTCACCGGCAGGAATATATCGTGCTGTGCGGTAAAAAGCGGGCACCAGCTGCGTTTGTAAAGCTGGTCGCCGACGCCGAAATCGAAGAGTGCGGCTTTCTCTCTGCAGGCCCGTTCAATCATCAGCCAGAACAGCAACTCGCCGGGGCTGAGTTCCGAAACCGCCTCATCGATCGAGCCGAACTGGCAGATGATGTGATCCTGCTTGCGCGAAAGCCCGGATATGGCGGCAATGACGCCCTCGTTTTCGCCATGCAGTCGAATGGCGTGCAGCTCCAGAAGACTGTCCGTGCCCGTTTCCGGGAAGTTGGCCAGATCGTAGAAAAAATCCTTCACCGATTGGCTTCGAAAAACATCCGGTATGCCCTGAGAGGCGAAGCGGGTGGCCTTTTGCCGGAAGAAAGCCTGCAATAACT
The Agrobacterium cucumeris DNA segment above includes these coding regions:
- the uppF gene encoding polysaccharide biosynthesis O-antigen ligase family protein UppF, with product MTHVGYQHAPGFDAPLAAMRLVGSFFIAFGVFLSGFVISEPAPYELMMVGQVAIWFLLGLLLSRTVVLLLCLLLAFNVGGYLSLTTMADLDEGPLYLAVSTFLALTSVFYAAIIEDKYQRLLLIFRAWLAAALITSLLGIIGYFHALPGFEVFTLYDRAKGAFQDPNVFGPFLVTPSLYLIYGLLTGKAMHAPWRILGLLILSLGVFLSFSRAAWGLFLFATLLLVFVMLLKERTAAFRLKILVLFLVAVALMVAAVIIALQFKQVSDLFFSRASAVQSYDGGHLGRFARHYLGFLLAMEHPLGIGPMVFDNIFPAAEHNIWLKSLTTHGWFGFVIYLTLICWTIAAGFRHLLRPRPWQPFLIISWVTFVGHVMIGAVIDTDHWRHFFLLLGILWGCMALEKRENLRRRTSHA
- the uppE gene encoding polysaccharide biosynthesis glycosyltransferase UppE, which produces MTKADKDRLQFDLASLRKQISEREAGEPSPSETVVLNPLARQIANQLRAGNHSPNMVIGQLRLLEFSMLVVIAAIVNGIAADRGLETFLSVFSAGVLGAALCVFLLQAGDCYQLPTLRTPLKMFARIQGAVCLSFVGAACFLLVVFPNALHSWPAFGIWYAIGAVAIFTGRLILGFAIRHWGRNGVMERRAVIVGGGDAARDLIRSLEQQSDNDIRICGIFDDRKSERSPDVVAGYPKLGTFAELVEFARLTKLDMLIIALPLSAEARILQLLRKLWVLPVDIRIAAHANKLRFRPRAYSHVGNVPMLDVFDKPIRDWDSVAKRIFDITFSLLGIALFWPVMLGAGIAVKATSKGPILFKQKRHGFNNETINVWKFRSMYTELSDPTAKKAVTKNDPRVTPVGRFLRKSSMDELPQLFNVLYGDLSLVGPRPHAVHAQTGDLKYTEVVEHYFARHKVKPGVTGWAQINGWRGEIDHGDKIKFRTEYDLYYIENWSLFLDLKILFLTPIRLLKSENAY
- the uppD gene encoding polysaccharide biosynthesis type 4 glycosyltransferase UppD, whose amino-acid sequence is MSDDGPPLRIIHCFRSPVGGVFRHVRDLIEEHVKQGHKVGIVCDSSTGGAHEERLFAQIAPMLELGLTRLPIRRSIGPGDLPALWRSYKQIKSLRPDILHGHSAKGGALARLIGSLLRANRYRVARLYSPHGGSLHYDRKSLKGQLFLRLERFQEHFTDALCFVCNFEQRTYEAKVGKPRTRTAMIYNGVQESEFETVPAREDAARFLYIGMLRDLKGPDVFIKAFARMERSIGHPMSGVIVGDGPDRDKYAAMIDKSGLSQRIAMHAAMPARQAFELAETVVVPSRAEAMPYIVLEALAAGKTVIASHVGGIPEVLGENSEALVPAGDAEALAKIMVRDAEDGDWSKRVMPPPNSFKAKFSTPVMADDMMKLYRDLLSR
- the uppC gene encoding polysaccharide export protein UppC; amino-acid sequence: MPLAGSRHVTALTLAVLTALSGCAAYQPAPRSFNEAALQPYHVDSGDRLRINVFEQVGLTNTYTVDQAGYVAFPLVGQVPARGKTLPQLEAAIAAKLRQGYLRDPDVTIEIDRYRPVFIMGEVGRPGQYSYVPGMTVQNAIAIAGGFTPRANQADVDLTRKINAEVMTGRIGITAPILAGDTVYVRERFF
- the uppB gene encoding polysaccharide biosynthesis protein UppB, translated to MNGDRMDDRDVDIDLAQLVAAIWRRKGRIAAVTLLAGGAAFVIASMMAPAYKGEARVLIESRAASFGASQQSNAPAEPVLDELTVSSQVQILQSVDLIKQVAKNMKLYELEEFDPEARPSLVSGLLIAVGLKKDPLQVQPEERVLKAFREKLQVYQVESSRVITVEFSSEDPKLAAAIPNEMMKAYIALQSGAKLDTSTEAARWLEPEIANLREKVREADRKVADYRASSDLLSAGQGETLATRQLSDISTELGRIRGERANAEARAEGVRNALSSGRPLDTFPDVVGSPTIQRLKENETGIRSQISDLTSSLLEGHPRIRALRNQLEGIQRQIQEETRKVLASLENEANVSRLRERQLVQQLNVLKSESVRAGEQQVGLNDLEREASAQRQLLETYLARYREATSRAGSVDSTPADARVISGAVEPREPYFPKTGAITIVVTLATFLLSCIVVMLVELFTGRALKPVGRNQVPPLSDPPAPTRKPADRDETTDLPEQPVATHHEASPPATQAMPAAAYQQQPIVEEVRPLPVVAATTAASASVLPVEEVAPLKEEATKEEIETSDDFSIDAVAGFLATRLAKPVAAVVSPAGDSGSTTTVMLARALSEMGRSVVLVDMTASACPTRLMVPEAGLPGVMDLLAGAAAFGETIHGDRLSDAHIVPRGNAQPREAMRAIDRLTMILSALSDAYDTVLVECGAVQISSLEKMLRNLPAEIIVSVPGKDGEMLEKTLGELVAQGYEQALPMTGMRKPGHLSAA